The following proteins come from a genomic window of Proteiniphilum propionicum:
- a CDS encoding winged helix-turn-helix domain-containing protein, giving the protein MFFTDSTYRKIILYLIIAASSIFTILAVLGTAEYKESEHKLQQELSSIFNQSIQEQVRLNMEGEFVVMHSPMNSSIKKGTFRTQRVITEDTIITKEVEVSGDMGLDLFRDSQTYLFLRKRIQPQELQQIFDSELEENELMCSSVVLIRHNQRTQTSGDTTNLSAHYRMPIVKGGVFDEIDYEGFVYYSPFVVFKLMSKRLLIILLFIEILMLGVTAYLFIEKRKIKPDKIVKRGKYYYLGKTIFDTRKCELIGQKGEIVAVTKQPSEMLLMFLQSDEHVVRKNALKKILWPDNQYTADQNLMSAINKLRNYLKEMDCLFSIITKKGDDYYELKYIQDDTDAKMVKN; this is encoded by the coding sequence ATGTTTTTCACCGATTCAACATATAGAAAGATAATTTTGTATCTTATTATTGCAGCTTCTTCCATCTTTACGATATTGGCGGTTTTGGGAACTGCTGAGTATAAAGAATCCGAGCACAAATTACAACAAGAATTATCATCCATATTTAACCAATCCATACAAGAACAGGTAAGACTAAATATGGAAGGAGAATTTGTAGTAATGCATAGTCCAATGAATTCATCAATAAAAAAAGGAACATTTCGAACCCAAAGAGTTATTACAGAAGATACAATTATTACAAAAGAAGTTGAAGTGAGTGGAGATATGGGATTGGATCTATTTAGAGATTCGCAAACCTATCTGTTCCTTCGGAAACGTATTCAACCGCAAGAATTGCAGCAAATTTTTGACTCCGAACTGGAGGAAAACGAACTTATGTGTTCTTCTGTCGTTCTAATACGCCACAATCAACGGACACAAACAAGCGGTGACACTACCAACCTTAGTGCCCATTACCGGATGCCAATTGTAAAAGGTGGAGTTTTTGATGAAATTGACTATGAGGGATTTGTTTACTATTCACCTTTTGTCGTCTTTAAGTTGATGTCTAAGAGATTATTGATCATATTACTATTTATTGAAATTTTAATGTTGGGTGTAACCGCATATTTATTTATAGAGAAAAGAAAAATAAAACCCGATAAAATTGTGAAACGAGGAAAATATTATTATCTTGGTAAAACTATTTTCGATACGCGTAAATGTGAATTAATTGGACAAAAGGGAGAAATCGTCGCTGTTACCAAGCAACCATCTGAAATGCTTTTGATGTTTCTCCAGAGTGATGAACACGTAGTCAGAAAAAACGCACTAAAAAAAATACTGTGGCCTGATAATCAATATACTGCTGATCAAAATCTGATGAGTGCAATTAACAAATTAAGAAATTATCTTAAAGAGATGGATTGCTTATTTAGCATTATTACAAAAAAAGGTGATGATTATTATGAATTAAAATATATCCAAGACGATACGGATGCAAAGATGGTGAAAAATTAG
- a CDS encoding NVEALA domain-containing protein, whose translation MKKKKVILSLFMAVSVLSLVYLKSQRNGIKSELVLSNIEALASGEDGENYRCLGLGSLDCPQISTKVAFIRIL comes from the coding sequence ATGAAAAAGAAAAAAGTAATTTTGTCACTATTTATGGCAGTATCAGTATTGTCTCTTGTGTATTTAAAAAGCCAACGAAACGGCATAAAATCCGAATTGGTGCTTTCAAATATTGAAGCGCTGGCATCAGGAGAAGATGGAGAAAATTATCGGTGTTTGGGGCTTGGCAGCTTAGACTGTCCGCAGATTTCCACCAAAGTTGCCTTTATTAGAATACTTTAA
- a CDS encoding BF3164 family lipoprotein — protein MRKYLSHNLLICCLLTVAIGCKNTNNNLSYDSFPVNISLTGKSIETDSVMLRYPFRIKHQDSLAIVMDLHHPDYFYHSFTYPQFRYLSSFGKRGQAPEENLSVENFRLAGGKMWGLDANKHLITNLSLQRVHEKTSTKEISLDKEIIRALDFALYDDSCFIIPDYSGKHRFHIIDMNGDIKSSRGEIPSVEHTNKDIALAQAWRSFIDYNPDNGILAMVTQLGEVLEIFNLKDGTHIVKFGPHGEPEYNETEGMAIPSGIMGFSDIQVTNKYIYAVFHGRSFKEIAQQQQPAIDGGRYLYVFSVKGEPLVRYTLDRFIYGIDVNEKTNELYAVDVNSNLPIVKFKLEHS, from the coding sequence ATGAGGAAGTACCTAAGCCACAATCTTCTTATCTGCTGTTTACTTACGGTTGCCATAGGGTGTAAGAACACCAACAACAACCTCTCTTATGACTCGTTTCCCGTCAACATCTCACTTACAGGAAAGAGTATTGAAACAGATTCTGTCATGTTGCGCTATCCGTTCAGGATTAAGCATCAAGACAGTTTAGCCATTGTTATGGACTTGCATCACCCCGACTATTTCTACCATTCTTTCACCTATCCACAGTTCAGATATCTCTCCTCTTTTGGAAAGCGCGGTCAAGCCCCCGAAGAGAATCTGTCAGTTGAAAATTTCAGATTAGCCGGGGGAAAGATGTGGGGATTGGATGCGAACAAACACTTGATTACGAATTTGTCATTGCAACGTGTTCATGAAAAGACGAGTACAAAGGAAATATCTTTAGACAAAGAGATTATTCGCGCATTGGATTTTGCTTTGTATGATGATTCCTGCTTTATCATTCCCGACTATTCCGGCAAACACCGTTTTCATATTATTGATATGAATGGGGATATAAAATCCAGCCGTGGCGAAATACCAAGCGTAGAACATACAAACAAAGACATAGCTTTAGCCCAGGCATGGCGTTCCTTCATAGACTATAACCCAGATAACGGAATTCTGGCTATGGTAACCCAGTTGGGAGAAGTGCTGGAAATTTTTAACTTAAAAGACGGCACGCATATCGTGAAGTTTGGCCCTCACGGAGAGCCGGAATACAATGAGACGGAAGGGATGGCAATTCCTTCGGGAATTATGGGATTCAGCGACATACAGGTAACGAATAAATATATTTATGCCGTTTTTCACGGTAGAAGCTTTAAAGAGATTGCACAACAACAGCAACCCGCGATAGATGGCGGTCGATATCTGTACGTTTTTTCGGTAAAAGGAGAACCGCTTGTCAGGTACACATTGGATCGGTTTATTTATGGTATTGATGTAAATGAAAAGACAAATGAGCTGTATGCCGTTGATGTAAATTCCAATCTACCCATCGTGAAATTTAAATTAGAGCATTCATAG
- a CDS encoding DUF1573 domain-containing protein, whose translation MRLPYFLLLMGVSGLMLSCKNNPQKEIAKVVTEWQNREIIFPKGLVFTLHGRDTTDYTIPPPASHKILVYVDSIGCTSCKLQLHKWKEFIEEIDSMTHGTVPVIFVFHPKDLREISYLLKRDSIDIPVCIDVEDKLNATNRFPTHQQFQTFLLDDENKVVFIGNPVHNLRVKEMYLSEISQNAYQSRGTPSSRNTQIEVDNTEFDLRTIPKGEAKTVSISIKNVGESPFMIFDTRASCGCTHIEYEKKPVHPDSTTIVSITYNADDRGYFNKTVSVYGNMDNSPLIIRLKGNIE comes from the coding sequence ATGAGATTACCTTATTTCTTATTGTTGATGGGAGTAAGCGGATTGATGCTTTCTTGTAAAAATAATCCGCAAAAAGAAATTGCCAAAGTCGTTACCGAATGGCAGAACAGGGAAATAATTTTCCCGAAAGGTCTTGTTTTTACGCTGCACGGCAGAGACACCACAGATTACACCATTCCTCCTCCGGCATCTCACAAAATATTGGTGTATGTGGATTCCATCGGTTGCACCAGTTGCAAACTGCAACTGCATAAGTGGAAAGAATTTATAGAAGAGATAGATTCCATGACTCACGGTACCGTTCCCGTTATCTTCGTATTCCATCCCAAAGATTTGCGAGAAATATCGTACCTCTTGAAAAGAGATAGCATAGATATCCCTGTTTGCATTGATGTGGAGGATAAATTAAATGCGACTAATCGTTTTCCGACACATCAGCAGTTTCAGACTTTTTTGCTCGACGATGAGAATAAAGTCGTGTTTATCGGGAATCCCGTTCATAATTTGCGGGTTAAGGAGATGTATTTATCCGAAATATCACAGAATGCATATCAAAGCAGAGGAACACCATCATCTCGCAACACACAAATTGAAGTAGATAACACGGAGTTTGATCTGAGAACCATCCCAAAAGGAGAGGCTAAAACGGTTAGCATTTCCATAAAAAATGTAGGTGAATCGCCTTTTATGATTTTTGATACCCGTGCCTCGTGCGGATGCACGCATATTGAGTATGAGAAAAAGCCGGTACATCCGGATAGTACAACAATTGTCAGTATAACGTATAATGCCGACGACCGGGGGTATTTCAATAAAACCGTTTCGGTCTACGGCAATATGGACAACTCGCCGTTAATTATACGGCTAAAAGGAAATATAGAATAA